Genomic DNA from Desulfotomaculum sp.:
AGGAGAACTCACTAAAGTAGAATAAAACGGCGCTTTTCGAAGCGCCGGGATTGTATGCCGCACAGTCATACCGTCCAATCGTGCATCTCAATTAAAACAGCGTCCTTGCCGAGTTTCTTTACTGCTCCCCAGGGAACAATAAAATCTTTTCTGCTCGAAAAAAGCCAGAAACGGCGCGAGCCCTGCAGGATTATTGCTTCAATCGTCCCTTTCTCAACATCTATATGAATATCTTTCACCGGCCCCAGTTTCGAACCGTCAACAACATTCACTATATCACGCTTGTTCAAATCCGACACCTTAAACAATGTTTTTCACCTCCTGTGCCCCTATCATATGCGAACAGGCAGAAAAGGTGATAACATCAACGGGAAAAATCACACCTTGTTATTGGGGCATCTCACCCGGAAGTTTATCGGTTATATCAGTAACATTTCCCAGGTCATCCTGTTTC
This window encodes:
- a CDS encoding YlmC/YmxH family sporulation protein; amino-acid sequence: MFKVSDLNKRDIVNVVDGSKLGPVKDIHIDVEKGTIEAIILQGSRRFWLFSSRKDFIVPWGAVKKLGKDAVLIEMHDWTV